Proteins encoded in a region of the Thunnus maccoyii chromosome 4, fThuMac1.1, whole genome shotgun sequence genome:
- the si:dkey-16n15.6 gene encoding organic solute transporter subunit alpha yields MGRGANCSWIRPEIPLSSEIFSAIKDELWLFLIPAGLAVILLGVFLEEVGFFLRHVMSSRRKRLYLWILGMYPVFALTSLIALYVPRSSSLCNFIASLYHSITLLKFMGLITDFFGGKNRMLAALSGQQVSPDPFPCCCCCCLPMVAVNSSSRSWMMVAVLQLSVVRSILFFVTLVLWTDEQYDYGDVDSVDPNLYVNGIICVSTFVSFYGHLLFYKATKSALHGYGLRAKFICIILVLVLCGLQSGILETMGALEVVPCTPPFSVLARSQLIYHYCVIVEMFCIGLYARHTFRKVEPSMVEDVEGPVSGWQMEKAVQTEDVQMAHHKPSLVLDEAWPSRCLFSGSNPGYNSDSEDSLCRIEHAPLDGFPFPSASGQQPVEPRPAEETERDLTHITVSADINYQESKDVTMV; encoded by the exons ATGGGAAGAGGAGCCAACTGCAGCTGGATTAGGCCTGAGATCCCGCTGTCATCAGAAATCTTCAGCG CCATTAAAGATGAGCTGTGGCTCTTCCTCATCCCGGCCGGCCTGGCTGTCATCTTACTTGGGGTGTTTCTGGAGGAGGTGGGCTTCTTCCTGCGCCATGTTATGTCCTCCAGACGGAAACGGCTCTACCTGTGGATATTAGGGATGTACCCG GTATTTGCCTTGACCTCCCTTATAGCGCTGTATGTGCCGCGCTCTTCCTCGCTGTGTAATTTCATCGCTTCACT ATATCACTCCATCACCTTGCTGAAATTCATGGGACTGATCACAGACTTCTTTGGGGGGAAAAATCGTATGCTGGCTGCTCTGTCTGGACAGCAGGTGTCTCCTGATCCTTTcccctgttgctgctgctgctgcctccctATGGTGGCTGTCAACAG cagcagccgcagctGGATGATGGTCGCtgtgctgcagctctctgtcGTCCGCAGCATCCTGTTCTTTGTCACTCTGGTCCTGTGGACAGACGAACAGTACGACTACGGAGAT GTGGATTCGGTCGACCCCAACCTGTATGTGAACGGTATCATATGTGTGTCAACCTTTGTGTCCTTCTACGGCCATCTTCTGTTTTACAAAGCCACCAAGAGTGCTTTACATGGCTACGGACTGAGAGCCAAGTTCATCTGCATCATCCTGGTGTTGGTGCTGTGCGGCCTGCAGAGTGGCATCTTGGAGACCATGGGTGCTCTGGAGGTTGTCCCCTGTACACCACCCTTCTCTGTCCTGGCAAGGTCCCAGC TGATCTACCACTACTGTGTGATTGTGGAGATGTTCTGCATCGGCCTGTACGCCCGCCATACTTTCCGCAAGGTGGAGCCAAGCATGGTGGAGGATGTGGAGGGCCCGGTCAGTGGCTGGCAGATGGAGAAGGCTGTTCAAACAGAGGATGTTCAGATGGCACATCACAAGCCCAGTCTGGTATTAGATGAGGCCTGGCCCAGCCGCTGCCTTTTCAGCGGCTCCAATCCCGGGTATAACAGCGACAGCGAGGACAGCCTGTGCAGGATAGAGCACGCTCCTCTGGACGGTTTCCCCTTCCCCTCAGCCTCAGGTCAGCAGCCAGTGGAGCCCAGGCCTGCAGAGGAAACTGAACGAGATCTGACCCACATAACAGTCAGTGCTGACATTAATTATCAGGAATCTAAGGATGTTACTATGGTTTGA